The genomic segment GGTCTGTCCAGAGATGTCTCCTCCAATACATGGGCCGAACAGCAGGAGCCGAAGCGTTTTGAAGAGGTGGAGTCCCTGATTCAATCCGCAATCGCAGATTCGGTCTCGCCAGGGATGGCGGTGTATATCGCAAGGAATGATACCATCAGATTTGCCAAAGGATTTGGTCATTTTACCTACGATTCACTCTCCTCGGCTGTGAGCAGAAAAACCACCTTTGACCTGGCATCCTTGACCAAGGTGATTGCCACTACGCCCGTTGCCATGGAGATGTACGAGGATAACTACCTGCACCTGGACAAGCCGGTGTCGGCGTACATTCCGGGATTTTCCGGCGGACTCAAGGACAACGTAAAGATCAAACATCTCCTCACACATACCTCGGGACTCACACCGTATCTTCGCTTCTGGGAGCTGACCGACGACCCGGAGCAGGTCATGGATATGATCATCAACTCCGAACTGGAATATGCGCCGGGTGACTCCACGGCCTACAGCGACCTTGGTATCATCCTGCTGGGCGAAATCCTGGAAAAACTCGGCCGGGCGCCGCTGGATGAACTGGCCAGCAGACAAATTTTTCGTCCGCTTGGCATGGAGAATACAGAATTCGAACCGAACCGGAACATCTGGGACATGATTGCACCCACGGAATACGATTCCACTTACCGGGAACGAATGATTCAGGGAGAGGTGCACGACCGGAATACAGCGTTTCTTGGCGGCGTTGCGGGCCATGCGGGTCTGTTTTCTACCATAGATGATCTGGGCAGGTACGCGCAGATGCTGTTATCAAATGGATACTACAACGGTCGGAAGTATTTCAGTTCTGCAACGATTGATACGTTTACCGCCCGACAAAATATCGTTCACGGCAGCTCCCGGGCGCTGGGCTGGGACACGCCAAGTCGCCACGGGAGCCTGTTCGGAGATTACTTCTCCCCAAAGGCATATTGCCACCTCGGATTCACCGGGACGTCCATCATCGTCGATCCGGAATATGACATTATCGTGATCCTGCTGACCAACAGGGTCTTCCCAACCAGAGAAAACCGGAAGATCGGCGATTTCCGGCCGAAGTTTCACAACGCGGTGATGAAGGCGTTGCTGTCGGAGCAGGAACTGGAGATCGAGAGGGGAAGATAAAAACTTCCAGTCATCCCGAGCGGAGGCCCGACTATTCGGGACGGAGTCGAGGGATCTCGTTATTTTCACTGAGGAGGTAACTTTACGAGATCCCTCCGCTTCGCTACGCTCCGGTCGGGATGACTCGACAATCATGACAAACCAGCAAGGATGACTCTAATCATTATCACAGTTCATAATCCATGGGCCTGACCTCCGTCGACTATATCGTCATCGTGGTTTATCTGGCCGGCGTGGCGGTGGCCGGTATCCTGGCGGCCGGGCGACAGAAGTCGACGTCCGACTATTTTCTCGGCGGACACCGCATCCCGTGGTGGGCGGTGCTGTTTTCTGTGGTGGCCACCGAAACCAGTACGCTGACATTTATCAGCGTCCCCGCCGTGGCGTATGGCGGAAACATGACTTTCCTGCAGATTACCCTCGGATATATCGCAGGCAGGATTACGGTGGCCCTGATTTTCCTGCCACGATATTACGAAGGTGAGCTCTCCACGGCCTACCAGTTCCTCGGGAAGCGGTTTGGTGACTCCATGCGGAACATCACCAGCAGTACCTTCATGGTCACGCGTCTACTGGCGGACGGTGTTCGCCTGTTCGCGACGGCCATCCCACTGGCAGTGATTTTGAGAATGGGCGGTGGATTTGCCGGGCTCACGGATCTGCAGATCTATCTGCTCTCTATCATCGCTATCGCCGGAGTGACAATGGTCTATACCTTCATTGGTGGAATCAAGGCTGTGGTCTGGATGGACGTGATCCAGATGACCGTGTACATCGGCGGGGCATTGATAGCTGTTGGGATTATTTTAACACATTTGCCGAACGGACTGCGGAGCGCGCTGTCCCTGGCGGGTGAATCCGGCAAGCTAGAGACCATCCGGTTTGGATTCGATATGTCCTTTCGCGAGTTCATTGCAACACCGTACACCTTTTTCACCGCCCTGATCGGTGGCGGGATCTTTTCTGTGGCGTCCCACGGGACGGATCAATTGATCGTCCAAAGATTGCTCACGACCAGAGACCTGAGGAACAGCCAGAAGGCGCTTATCGGGAGCGGATTTGTCATCCTGTTCCAATTTGCCCTGTTCCTGTTCATAGGCATCCTGTTGTATGGCTTTTACGACGGGCAATCTGTCGCACAGCTCGGATTAACGAATACCGATGAAATCTTTGCAAAGTTTATTGTTGAGGAACTGCCGATTGGGCTTTCGGGGCTCATTGTGGCGGCGCTGTTTGCGGCAGCCATGAGCAGTTTGAGCTCGTCGCTGAACTCCCTGGCATCTGCGACCACCCTGGATTTGTACAAGCCGTACTTCGGAAAGGATGATTCGCCGGAGAAAGAACTCAAAATTTCCCGGTTCATCACCATCATCTGGGGATTGATATTAACCGGGGCGGCGTTTCTGTTTGCGGTGATTCAACTTGGCGCGGAAGGCGAGCAGCCGGCCGTAGTGGAGCTGGGACTCAGCATCGCTTCCTACACGTACGGTGGACTCCTTGGTGCATTCGCCCTGGGCATTCTGTTTAAACGACCGGAGCGTTTGGACGCGGTCGTTGGATTTTTCGCCGGATTGGTTACATTACTCTTTCTCGTGAAGGGGCCGGTGCAGAACCTGCTCCCAGGGGAAGGGCTGGCAATCGCGTGGCCGCTCTACACAGTGGTTGGCAGTTTGGTTGTGGTACTGGTGGGGAATGCTTCGCGGATCATTCGAGAGCAAATGTTGAAGAGAGAGGAAAATATTGAGCCGTAGCATGTCGGAGCGAAACTGAGAACCTGAATTATAGGGGCTTTATCTCTACCATAGCCGACACAGGAAAGTTCAACACAAAATATTTATAATCCATAAGAAATTATCATTAGATGAATCAAAACACTGCACCATTGACGGATATCCTGGAGAACGAGTCGCTTATAACTGGAATTCGCCGCCGGTTTGGTACGCCGACCTATGTCTATTCGGCTGATCGAATTCGTGAGAATATTTCCGGACTGCGGCAAAACATGACGGTTCATCTGCAAAATTCTCAGTTACTCTACGCGGTAAAGGCGAATATGAATCCGGTACTGATGCAGGTGATGCTGGATGCAGAGCCGGAGCTGGGCTTCGACTGTTCCAGTCCCGGCGAATTGAAAATTGCCAGAGAGGTGGGAGGTAAGGAAGCGCATATTATCTTTTCTGGGAATTACGAGTCGCCCGAAGATCTGAAATACGCACTGTCCGCCGGAGTGCCCATCAACTTCGATGATATCACATCGTATCAGCGCTGCCGTGAGATCGGGATGCCTGAGGTGATCTCCTTTCGTGTGAATCCCGGCGAAGGGAAGGGCGCGTTTCCCGGCATCGTTACCGCCGGCGACGATGTGAAGTTTGGGATCTCCAGGGAAAAGATCGGCGATGCATATCGGATGGCAATGGATGATGGTGTCAAACAATTCGGCCTGCATACTATGGTCGGCTCCGGCATCCTGGATGCGGACTATTTTGCGTGGAATTGCGACAGAGTGCTGGAGATAGCCACATCTCTGGAACAGGAACTCGGAATTCACTTCGAATTCATCGACCTCGGCGGGGGATTCGGGATTCCGTATAATGAAAATGAGTCCCCGCTGAATACCGAAAAGTTATTTGCCGGCGTCGGCGAAATTACGGATAAATATTACACAGCAGATTCGCCGACTATTATCTACGAACCCGGACGGTATTTGATCGGCGATGCCGGATTCGTCCTGACGTCAGTGACCGGCACCAAGGAAGACGAACAGTATTACGCGGGACTGGATATCGGCATGAACCAGTTTCTGCGTCCGGTGCTCTATAACGCCTACCACCGGATCATTCCGCTGGGAAAAGCTGCTCACCGGGAAACCAGGCGGACACAGGTCACCGGACAGGTCTGCGAGAACACGGATCGCCTGGCCAGAGATCGAGCACTGCCGAAACTCCAGACTGGCGACCTATGCGCCATCTTGGATGCCGGAGCGTATGGATTTGCCATGGCCAGCCAGTACAACGGCCGACCGCTGCCCGCCGAGGTGCTCGTCGACGGCGACACCGTGTCCCTGATCCGGCAGCGGGAGTCGCTGGATGACCTGACGAAGAACGTGGCGTATCCGTTGGGGTAGGACATTGGTTCTCGGGCCTGCGTAGAATACAACTCCATCCCCTTGTTCCCCTTCCTCTTCGGAAGAGGAAGGGGAGACGATTTTAGTATGCTAGCCAGAAACTTTTCCCCTCTCTTTAAAGAGAGGGGATTAAGGGGTGAGTTGTGTTTGTAAATGAGTACATATTGAATGAATAGCCCCTTTCAGGGGTCATCGACCCTGAAAGGGGCACATGAACGTTTTTTAAAGAAAAATGAAATCAATGAGCCGAACTTTATTATTATCAATATTTCTCTTCATTTATGTGACTGGTTTCGTTGGATCTACTTTAAGCCAGACAGAAAAATTGCAGCATCCCACCCCCGTCACCACCGGCATGGAGAACCTCCTCGAGAACCATCTCTCCGAACTCCGCGGCAAATCGATCGGATTGATAGTGAATCAGACGGCGGTGGATGGAGAAGGTGTGCATCTGGTGGATCGATTGATGGAGGCCGGTATCGATATCCAGACGATCTTCGCTCCGGAGCACGGATATCGCGGCGAGGCAGCCGCGGGGGAGGAGATTCAGGACGGACGGGATCCCGTTTCTGGCGCCCGGGTTTACAGTCTATACGGGGAGCACCGCAAACCGACACAGGAGATGCTAGGCGGGCTGGACATACTTCTCTACGATATTCAGGACGTAGGCGTGCGGTTCTATACCTACATCAATACCATGGGATACGCCATGCAGTCCGCCGCTGAGAACGTTGTAGAATTCTGGGTATTGGATCGGCCGAATCCCATCTCCGGGAGCCGGGTAAACGGCCCGATGCTTCAGAATGGATTCGAATCCTTCGTCGGTTTGTATCCGATTCCCGTCCGGTACGGACTCACAGCCGGGGAACTGGCGAAAATGATCGTTGGAGAGGGTTTTCTGAAATTTCCAAAGGGATTCGAGCCTGCAATTCTTCCAATGAAAAAATGGCGGAGGAATCTCTGGTCGGACGAGACTGATATCCCCTGGGTGGCGCCATCGCCGAATATGAACGAGATGGCGACGGCGATTTTATATCCCGGACTCTGCTTCATCGAAGGGACGAACATCTCCGAGGGACGCGGAACCGACTCTCCTTTCCAATGGATTGGAGCACCGTGGATTAGTTCTGAAGATCTGGCTGAAGAATTAAACAAAGCGGGAATATCCGGTGTTCGGTTCGAGCCGATAACATTCACGCCCAAAGAAATCCCTGGCCGTGCCTGGAATCCCAAGTATGAGGATGAAGTATGCGGCGGAGTTTCAATTCGTATCACAAACCGGGATTCACTGAAAGCGGTGGAAGTCGGAGTCCGGATTATCCATGCCGTCCACAAAATGTATCCGGAGGAATTCGAATGGCGGGAGGCGGCCATCGACAGGCTCTACGGGAGTGACGAACTAAGGGAATCTATCGATGGTGGGGCAACACCGGATGAGATTATTGCAGGATGGCGGGAACCGCTGGAGCGATTTCTCGAGATTAGAGACGATTACTTGCTTTATGAATAGAGAAGTATCGAGTATTGCGTATTGCGTATAGGTTACTCGAAACTGCTTGCTTGAAACGGGAATTGGCTATAGGGAATAACAGACTGGAGACCGAAGACCGGAGACGACAGACCGGAAAGGCAACAACAAACTACGAACAACTAACAACCAACAAATAACCGCTAGAGCGGGAACTACCAACAACTATGACGTTTTGGACTCAAGATTGTGGACATTCGACACATGGGAAAACCCAATTTAATATCGTTTATGAAAACATCGATTAAGATTAGGATTATGAGTAAGATTAAGAAGACGCGAACTCTAACACTGTAACACGCTAACACATTAACACATCTTTCAACTTGAACACTCGAACACTTTAACACTGATAACAGGCAAACACATGAACCTCGTACTCATCGACTGGGCGGTCATAGTCACATTTTTCGCGATTATTTTCGGGATCGCTTTTTACTATTCAAAGCGCGCCGGGAAGGATACCGACGAGTTTTTCCTCTCCGGACGGAATATGCCATGGTGGATTGCCGGGACAGCCATGGTGGCAACAACCTTCGCTGCTGATACACCTCTGGCGGTCACCGAGCTGGTGGCGAAGCACGGCATCGCCGGGAACTGGCTCTGGTGGAATCTGGCTATCGGCGGGATGCTGACGGTGTTCTTTTTCGCGCGGCTCTGGCGCCGGGCCGGTATCATGACCGACGTGGAATTGACCGAAATGCGCTACTCCGGCAAGCCGGCCGCAATCCTGCGTGGATTCCGGGCCATCTATCTGGGGCTTTTCATGAATGCCATCGTCCTGGGATGGGTGCACAAGGCAATGGAGAAGATCTTTCACGTCACCCTGCCGGAGGTGGACGCTTTTCTGCTGGTGACCCTCGTGGCACTGATAATCGCGGTTTACTCTTCCGCAGCGGGACTCCTGGGCACGGCCCGCACCGACAGCTTCCAGTTCATCTTTGCCATGATCGGAGTCATCATCCTGGCGGTGATTGTCGTACGTCTTCCATCGGTCGGCGGGATGGCTGCGCTTACCAACAAAATTTCCCCGGAGCTACTTGATTTCTTTCCCCGGGTTGGGAACGTCACCGCCACCGGCGTCACTGGCGGAGCGCTGGCGCTGACCACCGGGGCATTTTTCGCGCACATCGGACTCCAGTGGTGGTCGAGTTGGTATCCGGGTGCCGATCCCGGCGGCGGTGGCTACATAGCCCAGCGGATGATGTCTGCCAAGGATGAAAAACACAGCCTGTTCGCCACACTCTGGTTTACTATTGCCCATTACGCTATCCGGCCCTGGCCATGGATTGTGGTTGCGCTGGCTGCGCTGGTGATTCTCCCGAGAGGTGAGAGTCCGGAAGCACTAAAAATTGAAAATCCGGCGATGTATCAGGAAGTGGTGCAGGCCTATGAGAATCCGGGTTTACTTAAGACCGAAGCGCCGGTCTACAAAACACGGGAATTCAAACAGTTCTATGAGAAGTACGAAAATACGGTGGATCCCGGCGTCATGTATCCCAAGTTAATGGTACGGTACCTGCCGGCAGGACTCCTGGGGCTTCTGATCGCCGTCTTCCTGGCGGCCTACATGTCCACTATCGCCTCCCAGCTGAACTGGGGGACGTCGTACCTTATTAACGACTTTTACCGGCGGTTTTTCAAAGCCAGTGAAGATGAAAAACATTATGTCTTAATTTCCCGGATTACAATCATCCTACTGACCATCGTATCCCTCCTCATCACCAACTATCTGCTCACAACAATTAGCGGAGCGTGGGAGTTTATCATCAACGCCAGCGCCGGGATGGGCGCGGTACTGATTCTCCGGTGGTACTGGTGGCGGATCAACGCCTGGTCGGAGATCTCCGCGATGATTGCGCCGCTTATCATCTATCCCATCGCCCGATTTGGCTACGGGATGCAATCGCCGATTACGCTCTATCCGGTGGTCATCGGCACCACCATCGTCTGGCTGGCCGTTACCTTCCTCACCAAGCCGACCAGCAGAGAGGTATTGTCCTCCTTCTATAAAAAGGTGCACCCCGGGGGCATCGGATGGCGACAGGTTGCGGAGGAACATCCGGAAGTGACTCCGGACGCCGGATACGGTCGGCTGTTTGTATCCTGGTTATTCGGTGTGGTGTTCGTCTACTCGACTTTGTTCGGGATTGGCGAGGTACTCTTTACGAATTGGCTGAAGGGCGGGCTCTTTCTGTCAGCAACCGTCATCTCCGGAATAATCATCTATACCAATATGAAAAAACAGGGATTTGAGACGCTGGCGGAGTGAACGAATTGGGGGCTACACCATTATTCCACTATTCTACGTCAAGGGAAAAAGGGTATAAAGGTATAAGGGTATAAGTATGGTCTCCCGCTTAAAGTCCGCGAAGCGGGTTTAAGCGGGTAAAGTTAACTATGGGTATAGGTGCATTCCAACGAAATCGAAGGCCCCGTCTCCAGCCGCACCGGCGCTCCCAGCGGAACGGTTAGCCGTGTACCGGAACCGTGGCCATACGGATAATTCGCGATTACGGGAAAATCGTAATCAGCAGTCGCGTTCAACACCAGATCCTTCAGCGTAAAACTCTCCCCGGGATCCTCCGGGAAACAGTTATGAAATTTTCCGAGTATCAGTCCCGAGATGCGCTCGAATACTCCGTGAATCCTGAACTGATGCAGCATCCGGTCGATGCGTTGCGGTGTTTCGTCCACGTCCTCAAGGATCAGGATGGCATCTCGGTAGTCCGGAGAATTCGGAGTCCCGAGTAAGGTGCAGACCAGCGCCATGCAACCGCCGAGCAGCGTACCTTTCGCCACACCATCATGCCAGATTTCAATCCCACTGCTATCTTCTGGCAGAAGATTCCATTTCATCGGTTCGGAGGTAAGCATGGACAAAAGGTGCGTCACCGTGGAAGAAGACTCCGATTTGTTCGCCAGTTCCGTAGCGACCATGGGCCCTGAGAAGGTCACCCAGCCGTATCTTTGATATAGGGCGAGCTGCAGAATAGTGATATCACTGTAGCCCACGAACGTTTTCGGAGCCACACCTTCCAGTTCATCAATGAAATCCGGGAGTAGGTGAATGGCACCATCGCCGCCCCGGGCGCATATGATGGCATCGATGGAATCATCTTTGAAGAAATCCAGCATCTCCTGCAGCCTAATCGTCCAGCTACCGGCCAGAAAGTGATTTCGGTTAGTGACATTATCTGCGACATTGATATCGTATCCGTGTTGACGCAGGATATGGATTCCTTTGTCCAGGTCCTGTTGGTCTGAGCCGCTGGCTGGGGCGACAATGCCGATGGTGCCGTGTTCAGGGAGCGGTTTGGGGAATTGGGGATCCATGGAAGATAAATTATACGAGCACGGTTTCCCGGGCAAGGAGTTAGTCACCCTTTAATACCGCTGCCAGCGTTTTCATTCGCTGGTAGCGGCCCCTTCAAATTTGGTTCGGTGACGTCTTCCTCCCCTTGCATCGATGAGAACGTCACCCTACATTAATCTCTCGTTTTTTCGGAAATACTCCACCGAACCAAACCGGAGGAATAATGATTAATATTATCTGGTTAGCACTTCTCGTCATCGGCGTCATTATGGCGGTGGTTACCTCTATCACCACCGGCTCATTCGATCCGCTGGTGCAGGTGACCGACGCTCTGTTCAACCAGTCCAAGACCGCCGTGGATCTGGCCATTGGGCTCATCGGTCTGATGGCGCTCTGGCTCGGGCTGATGAAACTGGCTGAGGAATCCGGTCTCATCGATCTCATTGCCAAAGCCGTCCGACCAATTATGGTACGACTTTTCCCGGAGATCCCGGCGGATCATCCCGCCATGGGAGCGATGATCATGAATATCGCCGCGAATATGCTGGGACTGGGTAACGCCGCCACGCCGCTGGGACTCAAGGCGATGCAAGAGCTCCAGAAGTTGAACGAAAAGGCGGAGACTGCCACCAATGCCATGGTAACGTTTCTGGCAATTAACACCTCCAGTGTCACCATTATCCCGGCGACGGTTATCGGGATTCGGGTCTCGGCCGGTTCCGGGAATCCGGCCGAGATTATCGGCACCGCCATCTTTGCTACAACATGCTCAACAATTGTGGCGGTAACAGCGGCGAAGTTATTCAGCAAACTGCCGCGGTTTCAATTGAAGCCGGAAGACGTCTAACCAGGAAGGGAACATCTGACTATGTTCGAATCGGTAATAAACGGAATATCGGCTCTGGCCATTCCCATCGTGATTGTAGTGAT from the Candidatus Neomarinimicrobiota bacterium genome contains:
- a CDS encoding sodium:solute symporter, with protein sequence MGLTSVDYIVIVVYLAGVAVAGILAAGRQKSTSDYFLGGHRIPWWAVLFSVVATETSTLTFISVPAVAYGGNMTFLQITLGYIAGRITVALIFLPRYYEGELSTAYQFLGKRFGDSMRNITSSTFMVTRLLADGVRLFATAIPLAVILRMGGGFAGLTDLQIYLLSIIAIAGVTMVYTFIGGIKAVVWMDVIQMTVYIGGALIAVGIILTHLPNGLRSALSLAGESGKLETIRFGFDMSFREFIATPYTFFTALIGGGIFSVASHGTDQLIVQRLLTTRDLRNSQKALIGSGFVILFQFALFLFIGILLYGFYDGQSVAQLGLTNTDEIFAKFIVEELPIGLSGLIVAALFAAAMSSLSSSLNSLASATTLDLYKPYFGKDDSPEKELKISRFITIIWGLILTGAAFLFAVIQLGAEGEQPAVVELGLSIASYTYGGLLGAFALGILFKRPERLDAVVGFFAGLVTLLFLVKGPVQNLLPGEGLAIAWPLYTVVGSLVVVLVGNASRIIREQMLKREENIEP
- the lysA gene encoding diaminopimelate decarboxylase, whose translation is MNQNTAPLTDILENESLITGIRRRFGTPTYVYSADRIRENISGLRQNMTVHLQNSQLLYAVKANMNPVLMQVMLDAEPELGFDCSSPGELKIAREVGGKEAHIIFSGNYESPEDLKYALSAGVPINFDDITSYQRCREIGMPEVISFRVNPGEGKGAFPGIVTAGDDVKFGISREKIGDAYRMAMDDGVKQFGLHTMVGSGILDADYFAWNCDRVLEIATSLEQELGIHFEFIDLGGGFGIPYNENESPLNTEKLFAGVGEITDKYYTADSPTIIYEPGRYLIGDAGFVLTSVTGTKEDEQYYAGLDIGMNQFLRPVLYNAYHRIIPLGKAAHRETRRTQVTGQVCENTDRLARDRALPKLQTGDLCAILDAGAYGFAMASQYNGRPLPAEVLVDGDTVSLIRQRESLDDLTKNVAYPLG
- a CDS encoding DUF1343 domain-containing protein — encoded protein: MSRTLLLSIFLFIYVTGFVGSTLSQTEKLQHPTPVTTGMENLLENHLSELRGKSIGLIVNQTAVDGEGVHLVDRLMEAGIDIQTIFAPEHGYRGEAAAGEEIQDGRDPVSGARVYSLYGEHRKPTQEMLGGLDILLYDIQDVGVRFYTYINTMGYAMQSAAENVVEFWVLDRPNPISGSRVNGPMLQNGFESFVGLYPIPVRYGLTAGELAKMIVGEGFLKFPKGFEPAILPMKKWRRNLWSDETDIPWVAPSPNMNEMATAILYPGLCFIEGTNISEGRGTDSPFQWIGAPWISSEDLAEELNKAGISGVRFEPITFTPKEIPGRAWNPKYEDEVCGGVSIRITNRDSLKAVEVGVRIIHAVHKMYPEEFEWREAAIDRLYGSDELRESIDGGATPDEIIAGWREPLERFLEIRDDYLLYE
- a CDS encoding Na+:solute symporter, with the protein product MNLVLIDWAVIVTFFAIIFGIAFYYSKRAGKDTDEFFLSGRNMPWWIAGTAMVATTFAADTPLAVTELVAKHGIAGNWLWWNLAIGGMLTVFFFARLWRRAGIMTDVELTEMRYSGKPAAILRGFRAIYLGLFMNAIVLGWVHKAMEKIFHVTLPEVDAFLLVTLVALIIAVYSSAAGLLGTARTDSFQFIFAMIGVIILAVIVVRLPSVGGMAALTNKISPELLDFFPRVGNVTATGVTGGALALTTGAFFAHIGLQWWSSWYPGADPGGGGYIAQRMMSAKDEKHSLFATLWFTIAHYAIRPWPWIVVALAALVILPRGESPEALKIENPAMYQEVVQAYENPGLLKTEAPVYKTREFKQFYEKYENTVDPGVMYPKLMVRYLPAGLLGLLIAVFLAAYMSTIASQLNWGTSYLINDFYRRFFKASEDEKHYVLISRITIILLTIVSLLITNYLLTTISGAWEFIINASAGMGAVLILRWYWWRINAWSEISAMIAPLIIYPIARFGYGMQSPITLYPVVIGTTIVWLAVTFLTKPTSREVLSSFYKKVHPGGIGWRQVAEEHPEVTPDAGYGRLFVSWLFGVVFVYSTLFGIGEVLFTNWLKGGLFLSATVISGIIIYTNMKKQGFETLAE
- a CDS encoding LD-carboxypeptidase, whose amino-acid sequence is MDPQFPKPLPEHGTIGIVAPASGSDQQDLDKGIHILRQHGYDINVADNVTNRNHFLAGSWTIRLQEMLDFFKDDSIDAIICARGGDGAIHLLPDFIDELEGVAPKTFVGYSDITILQLALYQRYGWVTFSGPMVATELANKSESSSTVTHLLSMLTSEPMKWNLLPEDSSGIEIWHDGVAKGTLLGGCMALVCTLLGTPNSPDYRDAILILEDVDETPQRIDRMLHQFRIHGVFERISGLILGKFHNCFPEDPGESFTLKDLVLNATADYDFPVIANYPYGHGSGTRLTVPLGAPVRLETGPSISLECTYTHS
- a CDS encoding nucleoside recognition protein produces the protein MINIIWLALLVIGVIMAVVTSITTGSFDPLVQVTDALFNQSKTAVDLAIGLIGLMALWLGLMKLAEESGLIDLIAKAVRPIMVRLFPEIPADHPAMGAMIMNIAANMLGLGNAATPLGLKAMQELQKLNEKAETATNAMVTFLAINTSSVTIIPATVIGIRVSAGSGNPAEIIGTAIFATTCSTIVAVTAAKLFSKLPRFQLKPEDV